The Sphingomonas sp. So64.6b genome includes a region encoding these proteins:
- the xrtA gene encoding exosortase A, producing the protein MTIAIPSSEFDTAARPAAGWRRHALILTGVALALLMLFRADAGDLARIWWTSTTFGHCLFIAPVLAWLVWQRRTQLLQVRPVAWWPALALVAAGGFGWLLGDASGVALARHLGLVMMLQGAVVTILGPNVARALLFPLCYAFFLVPFGEGLEPMLQDVTVAMTMPLLHLFGVPAQVDGVLITIPNGYFEVAEACSGAKFVIAMVAYGALVANVCFVSWGRRAAFMAVAVIVPVIANGLRAFGTIYAAHLTSVEQATGMDHIVYGWVFFGLVMAAVIAIGWRWFDRAPDDPIFDPTTLQTAPKRWIDALLAGALVLTIAAIFPAWSGAVAGRAQMLPSVISLPDVPGWQRTDMSVRAAWSPYYPGADHFLIGRYSDGSGASVDLAIAVFGSQREGKELVSFGTGVLRQDDIWVRIDDLPDLAGGSAMRITAPGPVERQVVTWYRVGDVLTHNDKMVKLATLRAKLLGGPQRAVAVHISAEVQPGVDTNAVIERFAHALGPIDKVADHAAGMNR; encoded by the coding sequence ATGACGATCGCCATTCCCTCATCGGAATTCGACACGGCAGCGCGGCCTGCTGCCGGATGGCGGCGGCACGCACTGATTCTGACCGGTGTCGCGCTGGCCCTGCTGATGCTGTTCCGCGCCGATGCCGGCGATCTTGCGAGAATCTGGTGGACCAGTACGACCTTTGGGCATTGCCTGTTCATTGCGCCGGTCCTTGCCTGGCTGGTGTGGCAGCGCCGTACGCAATTGTTGCAGGTTCGCCCTGTCGCGTGGTGGCCAGCGCTGGCTTTGGTTGCGGCCGGTGGTTTCGGATGGCTGCTCGGCGACGCATCGGGTGTCGCACTGGCGCGGCATCTTGGGCTGGTGATGATGCTGCAGGGCGCGGTGGTGACGATACTTGGCCCCAATGTCGCGCGCGCGCTGCTCTTCCCGCTTTGCTACGCCTTTTTCCTCGTGCCGTTCGGCGAGGGGCTGGAGCCGATGCTGCAGGACGTGACGGTGGCGATGACCATGCCGCTGCTTCATCTGTTCGGCGTGCCGGCGCAGGTCGATGGCGTGCTGATCACCATTCCCAATGGGTATTTCGAAGTCGCCGAAGCTTGTTCTGGCGCGAAGTTCGTCATCGCGATGGTCGCTTACGGCGCGCTGGTCGCCAATGTCTGCTTCGTCAGCTGGGGCCGTCGCGCCGCGTTCATGGCGGTCGCGGTGATCGTACCGGTGATCGCCAACGGCCTGCGCGCGTTCGGAACGATCTATGCCGCGCATCTGACCTCGGTCGAGCAAGCCACGGGTATGGACCATATCGTTTATGGGTGGGTGTTTTTCGGGCTGGTCATGGCCGCGGTGATCGCGATCGGCTGGCGCTGGTTCGACCGAGCGCCCGACGATCCCATATTCGATCCCACCACCTTGCAGACGGCGCCGAAGCGGTGGATCGATGCTTTGTTGGCGGGTGCGCTGGTGCTGACGATCGCAGCGATATTCCCGGCCTGGTCGGGTGCGGTCGCCGGACGCGCGCAAATGCTGCCGAGCGTGATATCGCTGCCCGATGTGCCAGGCTGGCAGCGCACCGACATGAGCGTGCGGGCGGCCTGGTCGCCTTATTATCCCGGCGCCGATCATTTCCTGATCGGGCGCTACAGCGATGGGAGCGGTGCGTCGGTCGACCTCGCCATCGCCGTGTTCGGCAGTCAGCGTGAAGGCAAGGAACTGGTGTCGTTCGGCACCGGCGTGCTGCGCCAGGACGATATCTGGGTGCGGATCGACGATCTGCCCGATCTCGCCGGCGGCAGCGCGATGCGCATCACCGCGCCCGGCCCGGTCGAACGCCAGGTGGTGACCTGGTACCGCGTCGGCGATGTGCTGACGCATAACGACAAGATGGTGAAGCTGGCGACATTGCGGGCGAAGCTGCTCGGTGGACCGCAACGCGCGGTCGCGGTGCATATCTCGGCCGAGGTACAGCCGGGTGTCGACACAAATGCGGTGATCGAGCGGTTCGCGCATGCGCTGGGGCCGATCGACAAGGTGGCGGATCATGCGGCAGGGATGAATCGATAG
- a CDS encoding TIGR03087 family PEP-CTERM/XrtA system glycosyltransferase gives MGDILFLAHRVPYPPDRGDKIRGFHILKFLAARKRVHLIAFADDARDLKGKSGLSKYTGNRSIVWRSKSRFVAAAQALVGRKPVSLTAFDNRPLREAVDNILARHSIDTIYVFSSQMAQYLPANSRSNPRLRVIMDFVDMDSAKFASYAKQSRGPMAWMMRREGRLLQAFERNVAKHATASLFVSDDEAALFREKTGADRVFAVENGIDTEFFDPTASFKRIDTTGALIVFTGQMDYRPNIEAVTWFVESILPHIHLEHPQARFAIVGRQPTDAVKALATQPGVIVTGEVADVRGWIAAASVVVAPLKMARGVQNKILEAMAMARPVVASVAAAAGIDHQDTIRIGETVGEFAEQVNALLDNPSGAAGLGQAARAQVQDRYGWEARLAPLDTIMGMRIKESPRRSAA, from the coding sequence ATGGGCGACATCCTGTTCCTGGCGCATCGCGTGCCATATCCGCCGGATCGCGGCGACAAGATCCGTGGTTTTCACATCCTGAAATTCCTGGCGGCACGCAAGCGCGTCCATCTGATCGCCTTCGCCGACGATGCGCGCGATTTGAAGGGCAAGAGCGGCCTTTCGAAATATACCGGCAACCGTTCGATTGTATGGCGTTCCAAATCGCGCTTCGTCGCGGCGGCACAGGCATTGGTGGGGCGCAAGCCGGTATCGCTGACCGCGTTCGACAACCGCCCGCTGCGAGAAGCGGTCGACAATATCCTCGCGCGTCATTCGATCGATACGATCTACGTCTTTTCCAGCCAGATGGCGCAGTATCTGCCGGCCAATTCGCGGTCCAACCCACGATTGCGTGTGATCATGGATTTCGTCGATATGGATTCGGCCAAGTTCGCGTCCTACGCCAAGCAATCGCGCGGGCCGATGGCCTGGATGATGCGGCGTGAGGGGCGGTTACTTCAGGCATTTGAGCGGAATGTCGCCAAACATGCCACCGCGAGCCTGTTCGTCAGCGACGATGAGGCGGCGCTATTCCGCGAGAAGACCGGTGCCGATCGTGTCTTCGCGGTCGAGAATGGCATCGATACCGAATTCTTCGATCCCACCGCGAGCTTCAAACGGATCGACACGACCGGCGCGCTGATCGTGTTCACCGGCCAGATGGATTATCGCCCCAATATCGAGGCGGTAACCTGGTTCGTCGAAAGCATTTTGCCGCATATTCACCTCGAACATCCCCAGGCGCGCTTCGCCATTGTCGGCCGTCAGCCGACCGACGCGGTCAAGGCATTGGCCACGCAGCCGGGCGTGATCGTCACCGGGGAGGTCGCCGATGTGCGCGGCTGGATCGCCGCCGCGTCGGTCGTCGTCGCACCGCTGAAAATGGCGCGTGGCGTCCAGAACAAGATACTCGAGGCGATGGCGATGGCACGTCCGGTGGTCGCATCGGTCGCTGCCGCCGCTGGTATCGATCACCAGGATACGATCCGCATCGGCGAGACGGTCGGCGAGTTCGCCGAACAGGTGAACGCGCTGCTCGATAATCCATCGGGTGCCGCCGGCCTGGGGCAGGCGGCACGTGCGCAGGTGCAGGATCGCTATGGTTGGGAGGCCCGGCTGGCGCCGCTCGACACGATCATGGGGATGCGTATCAAGGAATCTCCACGCCGGTCGGCGGCATGA
- a CDS encoding FemAB family XrtA/PEP-CTERM system-associated protein produces MNMALISTPLAVRAVDLGDLGERTRIAGYVRGHADATPFHLPEWSIAVARGCGQRAHTLIAEKADGSIAGYVPLTEVSSPLFGRALVSNGFAVGGGILADNDTAVRALGDAAWALAQDLNCPTLELRGPDPAGPDWAVDTDIYLGFKRDLAADDEAELLAIPRKQRAEVRKSLDLDLQVTVGSGKADQAAHYAVYAESVRNLGTPVFPARLFREVLKEFGDAADILTVRSGGKAVASVLSLYFNGIVYPYWGGGTAAARALRANDRMYFALMGHARAKGCTAFDFGRSKAGTGPAAFKKNWGFPGVSLMYVKRAASEGAFREINPLNPRYRLKIEVWKKLPLWVANLVGPHISRGLG; encoded by the coding sequence GTGAACATGGCGTTGATCTCGACGCCGCTCGCTGTGCGGGCGGTCGATCTGGGCGACCTCGGCGAACGCACGCGGATCGCCGGCTACGTGCGCGGCCATGCCGACGCAACGCCATTCCATCTGCCGGAATGGAGCATCGCCGTCGCGCGTGGCTGCGGTCAGCGCGCGCATACGCTGATTGCGGAAAAGGCGGATGGTTCGATCGCCGGTTATGTGCCGCTGACCGAGGTAAGCTCGCCGCTGTTCGGACGCGCGCTGGTGTCGAATGGCTTTGCCGTCGGTGGCGGCATTCTGGCCGACAACGATACGGCGGTGCGCGCCCTTGGTGACGCGGCATGGGCGCTCGCTCAGGATTTGAACTGTCCCACGCTCGAATTGCGCGGGCCCGATCCGGCCGGTCCCGACTGGGCGGTCGATACCGATATTTATCTCGGTTTCAAGCGCGACCTTGCTGCCGATGATGAGGCCGAACTGCTCGCCATCCCACGCAAACAGCGCGCCGAGGTGCGCAAATCGCTCGATCTCGACCTGCAGGTGACTGTCGGCTCCGGCAAGGCCGACCAGGCGGCGCACTATGCGGTCTATGCCGAATCGGTGCGCAATCTCGGTACGCCGGTGTTCCCCGCGCGTTTGTTTCGCGAGGTGCTGAAGGAGTTTGGCGACGCTGCCGACATCCTGACCGTGCGTTCGGGCGGCAAGGCGGTGGCGAGCGTGCTGAGCCTTTATTTCAACGGCATTGTCTATCCTTATTGGGGCGGCGGCACTGCGGCGGCACGGGCGCTGCGCGCCAATGACCGGATGTATTTCGCGCTCATGGGTCATGCTCGTGCGAAGGGCTGCACGGCGTTCGATTTCGGCCGTTCCAAGGCTGGAACCGGCCCCGCGGCGTTCAAGAAGAACTGGGGTTTTCCGGGCGTTTCATTGATGTATGTTAAGCGCGCCGCGTCTGAGGGGGCGTTTCGCGAAATCAATCCACTGAACCCGCGCTATCGGCTCAAGATCGAGGTGTGGAAAAAGCTGCCGCTTTGGGTCGCGAACCTGGTCGGACCGCATATCTCCAGGGGGCTTGGCTGA
- a CDS encoding XrtA system polysaccharide deacetylase, with translation MRHALSVDVEDWFQVGAFEKVIDKADWDSLETRVERNTDAVLALFGESGVKATFFTLGWVAERYPALIRRIVDAGHEVASHGWDHDRVFTMNAATFRADLARARKTLEDASGVAVTGYRAPSFSIDKRTPWAHAELAEAGYTYSSSVAPLRHDHYGWPEAPRYAFRPLADSELIEVPVTVARFGSRKMATGGGFFRLFPGALTDFAVRQVAGEGQPAVFYFHPWEIDPGQPRVANAPVKSKLRHYSRLGAMAGKLRTLIGRHDWGRMDAVVAEARRGLA, from the coding sequence ATGCGCCACGCGCTTTCCGTCGATGTCGAGGACTGGTTCCAGGTCGGCGCCTTCGAAAAGGTAATCGACAAGGCCGACTGGGATTCGCTCGAGACGCGGGTCGAACGCAATACCGATGCCGTGCTCGCGCTGTTCGGCGAGAGCGGGGTCAAGGCGACCTTCTTCACGCTGGGCTGGGTTGCGGAGCGTTATCCGGCGCTGATCCGGCGGATCGTCGACGCGGGGCATGAAGTCGCCAGCCATGGCTGGGACCATGACCGCGTCTTCACCATGAACGCGGCAACCTTTCGCGCCGATCTGGCGCGGGCGCGCAAGACGCTCGAGGATGCAAGCGGGGTCGCCGTTACCGGCTACCGCGCGCCAAGCTTCTCGATCGACAAGCGCACACCCTGGGCTCATGCCGAGCTGGCCGAGGCCGGCTACACTTATTCATCGAGCGTCGCGCCGCTGCGGCACGATCATTATGGCTGGCCCGAAGCGCCGCGCTACGCCTTCCGCCCGCTCGCGGATTCCGAGCTGATCGAGGTGCCGGTGACGGTCGCTCGGTTCGGCAGCCGCAAGATGGCGACCGGCGGCGGGTTCTTCCGCTTGTTTCCCGGCGCGCTGACCGATTTCGCGGTGCGTCAGGTGGCGGGTGAGGGGCAGCCGGCGGTATTTTATTTTCATCCATGGGAGATCGATCCCGGCCAGCCGCGCGTCGCCAACGCGCCGGTCAAATCGAAGCTGCGCCACTATAGCCGGCTCGGTGCGATGGCGGGCAAGCTGCGGACGCTGATCGGTCGGCACGACTGGGGCCGGATGGACGCGGTGGTCGCCGAGGCGCGGCGCGGTCTGGCGTGA
- a CDS encoding AAA family ATPase — protein MYDDHYGLSGRPFQLTPDPRFWFDTATHRKAMAYLGYGLSQGEGFIVITGDVGAGKTTLVGHLMATVDRERLNIIKIVSTQIEADDLLRMVAGGLDIDTAGLNKSQLLTAIERGLHATARGGRRTLLIVDEAQALPVSALEELRMLSNFQAGGHAILQIFLLGQPEFRERLHGSDRLEQLRQRVIAMHHLDPMGPEEVEPYMVHRLSVVGWQGRPYFTPDAFQALYHGSDGVPRRLNQLAGRVLLFGAIEQLDTIDARVVEAVLADIAGDSPVPKPVIRQPIPPQPQPVVQAEPELAPEPVEAAGPMPIVHTPAPSVSRPIRMVREPGVPAVDTADEQILPVADKELPADDQMRAIGDRAQSIGDQVLFDRIVALEERVEEQEVALRRVLTLLVDWVEGDARPDADSVRHAAGR, from the coding sequence ATGTACGACGACCATTATGGATTGAGCGGCCGACCGTTCCAGCTGACGCCGGATCCGCGTTTCTGGTTCGATACGGCGACGCACCGCAAGGCGATGGCCTATCTTGGCTATGGCCTGAGCCAGGGTGAGGGCTTCATCGTCATCACCGGCGATGTCGGCGCGGGCAAGACGACGCTTGTCGGCCATCTGATGGCGACGGTCGATCGCGAGCGGCTCAACATCATCAAGATCGTCTCGACTCAGATCGAGGCCGACGATCTGTTGCGCATGGTCGCGGGCGGGCTCGACATCGATACCGCCGGCCTGAACAAGTCGCAGCTGCTCACCGCGATCGAACGCGGCCTGCACGCCACCGCGCGCGGCGGCCGGCGTACGTTGCTGATCGTCGACGAAGCACAGGCATTACCGGTGTCGGCGCTCGAAGAATTGCGCATGCTGTCCAATTTCCAGGCCGGCGGGCATGCCATTCTGCAGATATTCCTGCTTGGTCAGCCCGAGTTCCGCGAACGACTGCACGGCTCCGATCGGCTCGAACAGCTGCGCCAACGCGTCATCGCGATGCATCACCTCGACCCGATGGGACCAGAGGAAGTCGAGCCTTATATGGTCCATCGCTTGTCGGTGGTCGGATGGCAGGGCCGCCCATATTTCACGCCCGATGCATTTCAGGCACTATATCACGGGTCGGACGGCGTGCCGCGCCGGTTGAACCAGCTTGCCGGTCGCGTACTGTTGTTCGGTGCGATCGAGCAGCTCGATACGATCGACGCGCGCGTGGTGGAAGCGGTGCTCGCCGATATCGCCGGCGATTCCCCGGTGCCGAAACCGGTGATCCGGCAGCCGATACCACCACAGCCACAGCCCGTCGTTCAAGCCGAGCCAGAACTTGCGCCCGAACCGGTCGAAGCCGCCGGACCGATGCCGATCGTCCACACGCCAGCGCCAAGCGTGTCGCGTCCGATCCGTATGGTGCGTGAACCAGGCGTGCCGGCAGTCGACACGGCCGACGAACAGATATTGCCCGTTGCCGATAAGGAGCTGCCTGCCGACGATCAAATGCGAGCGATCGGCGATCGGGCGCAGTCAATTGGCGATCAGGTGCTGTTCGATCGCATCGTCGCTTTGGAAGAGCGGGTCGAGGAACAGGAGGTCGCGTTGCGCCGTGTCCTCACTCTGCTGGTCGATTGGGTGGAGGGTGACGCTCGCCCCGACGCCGACTCCGTCCGTCACGCCGCCGGCCGGTAA
- a CDS encoding AAA family ATPase, whose amino-acid sequence MTEAPRLNPGKIQSSLLERAAKVYDFDAHLRARDLGLPVELTPEQVVPETVALAQPEPVRGPAPQPRRQQVETPVPRSRPRPGGASISIDRAMLSERGLLVPGAAVGALAEEFRLVKRQLLLTARTVRVQAGDRSRVILVCSANAGEGKTYCAVNLAISMAAERDTEVLLVDADFAKPDVMNRLGASDGPGLLDVLADPTIEVESCVVATDIPQLSLLPCGTKSNTDTELLASGRTADLIAKLLAADPRRIIIFDSPPALAASPAGVLATQVGQVMLVVRADKTSEGNLREAVVLLDGCEHIQLVLNAVSFAPGGRRFGSYYGQEDAK is encoded by the coding sequence ATGACCGAGGCACCCAGACTGAATCCGGGTAAGATCCAGTCGTCGCTGCTTGAACGCGCGGCAAAGGTCTATGACTTCGACGCGCATCTGCGTGCACGCGATCTGGGCCTCCCGGTTGAGCTCACACCCGAGCAGGTCGTACCGGAGACAGTTGCTTTGGCGCAGCCCGAGCCCGTTCGGGGACCAGCGCCGCAGCCACGCCGCCAGCAGGTGGAAACGCCCGTACCACGGTCGCGTCCGCGCCCCGGTGGTGCGTCGATCTCGATCGACCGGGCGATGCTGTCGGAACGTGGCTTGCTCGTGCCTGGGGCGGCCGTTGGCGCGCTGGCTGAGGAGTTTCGCCTGGTGAAGCGGCAATTGCTGCTCACCGCGCGCACCGTGCGAGTGCAGGCGGGCGACCGCTCGCGCGTCATCCTGGTCTGCTCGGCCAATGCAGGAGAGGGCAAGACTTATTGCGCGGTCAACCTCGCCATCTCGATGGCGGCGGAGCGTGATACCGAAGTGCTGCTGGTCGATGCCGATTTCGCCAAGCCCGACGTGATGAACCGCCTTGGCGCCAGCGACGGTCCGGGCCTGCTCGACGTTCTCGCCGATCCGACGATTGAGGTCGAAAGCTGCGTCGTCGCGACCGACATTCCGCAGCTCAGCCTGCTGCCCTGCGGCACCAAGTCGAACACCGATACGGAATTGCTCGCCAGCGGCCGCACCGCCGATCTGATCGCGAAGCTGCTTGCGGCCGACCCACGCCGCATCATCATCTTCGATTCGCCGCCTGCGCTCGCGGCGTCGCCCGCCGGCGTGCTCGCCACGCAGGTCGGACAAGTGATGCTCGTGGTGCGCGCCGACAAGACGAGCGAAGGCAATCTGCGCGAAGCGGTCGTGCTGCTCGATGGTTGCGAACATATTCAACTGGTCCTGAACGCTGTGTCGTTCGCCCCCGGGGGCCGCCGTTTTGGTAGCTATTACGGGCAGGAGGACGCCAAGTGA
- a CDS encoding XrtA system polysaccharide chain length determinant, with amino-acid sequence MNGLYDELRVALHAVWTRRWLALAVAWVIAIVGWLVVSQIPNSYESRARVFVQMQSILPSKVGITQIEQQKDVDRVRQTLTSAINLQKVVRGTDLANTVSNDRDIADRVAGLQNAIKVTAQQDNLFEITATGSSPKLTRAIVQKLIDIFVEENLAGDRDETSQTLRFLDAQLEQRQKQLQDAEAKKTDFQNRYLGSLPGTGSLTDRMGAARTQMAQVESDLAAAQSSLAAVTGQMAGTPQSIAGMGGGATTGPARARLNAIQGQIAEARGRGFTDNHPDMVALRGQLAAASAAARSEPVGAAGAGGSPNPLYLSLRSMQAEKQSQVAALTMRKTQLQGDLDTINGKLAGDPAVAAEQGQIERNYAVLKDQYDKMLADREDIKLRGQAQTQTDAIKFSVIDPPTSPRVPNAPNRPMLLTGALLAGIFGGIGAAFAMGQLQTTFATSGRLERATGMPVIGSIGEMVTKAQIAARRRKLAYFGGGSAALAVAYVALLGVEMVSRGMAA; translated from the coding sequence GTGAACGGTCTCTATGACGAACTGCGGGTCGCGCTGCATGCGGTCTGGACGCGGCGCTGGCTGGCGCTTGCGGTCGCCTGGGTGATCGCGATCGTCGGCTGGCTGGTCGTGTCGCAGATTCCCAACAGTTATGAATCGCGCGCTCGTGTGTTCGTGCAGATGCAGTCGATCCTGCCGTCCAAGGTCGGCATCACCCAGATCGAGCAGCAAAAGGATGTCGACCGGGTTCGCCAGACGCTGACCTCCGCAATCAATCTGCAAAAGGTCGTGCGCGGCACCGATCTCGCCAATACCGTGTCGAACGATCGCGATATCGCGGATCGTGTCGCCGGCCTGCAGAACGCGATCAAGGTGACCGCGCAACAGGATAATCTGTTCGAGATCACTGCGACCGGCAGCAGCCCGAAGTTGACCCGCGCGATCGTGCAGAAGCTGATCGACATCTTCGTCGAGGAAAATCTCGCCGGCGACCGTGACGAGACGAGCCAGACCTTGCGCTTCCTCGATGCGCAACTCGAACAGCGGCAGAAGCAGCTGCAGGACGCCGAGGCAAAGAAGACCGACTTCCAGAACCGCTATCTCGGTTCGCTGCCGGGCACCGGATCGCTGACAGACCGGATGGGTGCGGCACGCACCCAGATGGCGCAGGTCGAGAGCGACCTTGCGGCGGCACAGTCGAGCCTGGCCGCGGTAACCGGTCAGATGGCGGGCACACCGCAGTCGATCGCCGGCATGGGCGGTGGCGCGACGACGGGGCCGGCACGGGCGCGTCTGAATGCCATTCAGGGCCAGATCGCCGAGGCGCGCGGCCGCGGCTTTACCGACAATCATCCCGATATGGTTGCGCTCCGCGGTCAGCTTGCTGCGGCTTCGGCTGCCGCGCGCAGCGAGCCGGTCGGCGCTGCTGGCGCTGGGGGTTCGCCCAACCCGCTCTATCTCTCGCTGCGCTCGATGCAGGCAGAGAAGCAGTCGCAGGTTGCCGCGCTGACCATGCGCAAGACGCAGTTGCAGGGCGATCTCGACACGATCAATGGCAAGCTCGCCGGCGATCCGGCGGTCGCCGCCGAACAGGGCCAGATCGAGCGCAATTATGCGGTGCTCAAGGACCAGTATGACAAGATGCTGGCCGACCGCGAGGACATCAAGCTGCGCGGTCAGGCGCAGACCCAGACCGACGCGATCAAGTTCAGCGTGATCGATCCGCCGACCTCTCCACGCGTGCCCAATGCGCCCAACCGGCCGATGCTGCTGACCGGCGCATTGCTTGCCGGCATTTTCGGCGGAATCGGTGCGGCATTTGCGATGGGGCAGTTGCAGACGACGTTCGCCACGTCCGGCCGCCTCGAGCGTGCCACCGGCATGCCGGTGATCGGCTCGATCGGTGAGATGGTGACTAAGGCACAGATCGCCGCGCGGCGCCGCAAGCTGGCGTATTTCGGCGGTGGTTCGGCGGCGCTTGCCGTCGCCTATGTGGCGCTGCTCGGCGTCGAAATGGTTTCGCGGGGGATGGCGGCATGA
- a CDS encoding XrtA/PEP-CTERM system exopolysaccharide export protein, with protein sequence MLTGCIGGGGRSELPPASFVATQEQPGEEYVIGPLDQLNIFVWRNPELSSKVQVRPDGRITTPLISDMPAVGKTPAMLADDMKIALGEYIKDPIVSVIVENFSGTFSQQVRIVGATEKPASIPYRANMTLLDAMIAVGGLSEYAAGNKARLVRYDRSTGRQVEYNVKLSSLLKSGDAKANVRLEPGDVIIIPESMF encoded by the coding sequence ATGCTTACCGGCTGCATCGGCGGCGGTGGCCGATCCGAGCTGCCGCCAGCGTCGTTCGTCGCCACGCAGGAGCAGCCGGGCGAGGAATATGTCATCGGCCCGCTCGATCAGCTCAACATCTTCGTGTGGCGCAATCCCGAATTGTCGTCGAAGGTCCAGGTACGCCCCGACGGTCGCATCACCACGCCGCTGATTTCAGACATGCCTGCGGTCGGCAAGACCCCGGCAATGCTCGCCGACGACATGAAGATCGCGCTTGGCGAATATATCAAGGATCCGATCGTTTCGGTGATCGTGGAGAATTTCTCCGGCACGTTCAGCCAGCAGGTGCGCATCGTTGGCGCAACCGAAAAGCCGGCATCGATCCCGTACCGCGCCAACATGACTTTGCTCGACGCGATGATCGCGGTCGGTGGCCTCAGCGAATATGCCGCCGGCAACAAGGCGCGGCTGGTGCGCTACGATCGCTCCACCGGTCGTCAGGTCGAATATAACGTCAAGCTTTCCAGCCTGCTCAAGAGCGGCGATGCGAAAGCGAACGTCCGGCTCGAACCTGGCGACGTCATCATCATCCCCGAATCGATGTTCTGA
- a CDS encoding pyridoxal-dependent decarboxylase, exosortase A system-associated: MKPMGAIPAEFQGVGPLIIAGRSAAEWIETAGSSPIFVYDAAIAAARVARFRAAMPKRVDLHYAIKANPAPPMIAALARLVDGLDVASGGELSLALAEKPADRISFAGPGKRDAELEAAIMAGATINLESEGEAERAIAAGQRLCTTPRLAVRVNPDMELRGSGMKMGGRASPFGVDADRVPALVKRIVAAGVDWQGFHIFAGSQALSAEAIIETQAETLALAGRMADAVGVMPPLVNLGGGFGIPYFPGDVALDVEAVGAALGERLAERAGSLADTRFAIELGRWLVGECGVYLTRVIDRKESRGEVFLVVDGGLHHQLAASGNFGTVVKRNYPVSVATAAYDAPTEAVSVVGCLCTPLDRLADRVMLPVAHPGDIIAVFMAGAYGLTASPTAFLGHPQPAEITANTGQS; the protein is encoded by the coding sequence ATGAAGCCGATGGGCGCGATTCCGGCGGAATTCCAGGGTGTCGGCCCCTTGATCATTGCCGGCCGCAGTGCCGCTGAATGGATCGAGACGGCGGGAAGCAGCCCGATATTCGTCTATGATGCCGCCATTGCCGCGGCACGCGTGGCGCGGTTCCGCGCGGCGATGCCAAAGAGAGTCGATCTTCATTATGCGATCAAGGCAAACCCCGCACCGCCGATGATTGCCGCGCTGGCGCGGCTGGTCGACGGGCTGGATGTCGCGTCGGGCGGCGAATTGTCGCTCGCGCTGGCGGAGAAGCCGGCCGATCGCATCAGTTTTGCCGGGCCGGGCAAGCGCGATGCCGAACTCGAAGCAGCGATCATGGCGGGCGCGACGATCAACCTGGAATCCGAAGGTGAGGCCGAGCGAGCGATTGCGGCGGGGCAGCGGCTTTGCACCACGCCGCGCCTTGCCGTGCGGGTGAACCCCGACATGGAATTGCGCGGGTCGGGCATGAAGATGGGCGGGCGCGCCTCGCCATTCGGCGTCGATGCCGATCGCGTGCCGGCGCTGGTCAAACGCATCGTCGCGGCTGGAGTGGACTGGCAGGGGTTCCATATTTTCGCCGGTTCGCAGGCGTTGAGCGCCGAGGCGATCATCGAGACTCAGGCGGAGACGTTGGCGCTGGCCGGGCGCATGGCGGACGCGGTTGGCGTCATGCCGCCGTTGGTCAATCTCGGCGGAGGGTTCGGCATCCCCTATTTCCCCGGCGACGTCGCGCTCGACGTCGAGGCGGTCGGCGCCGCGCTTGGCGAGCGACTTGCGGAACGCGCCGGATCGCTTGCCGACACGCGTTTCGCGATCGAGCTGGGGCGCTGGCTGGTCGGTGAATGCGGCGTTTATCTGACCCGCGTGATCGATCGGAAGGAGAGCCGCGGCGAGGTATTTCTGGTTGTCGATGGCGGGTTGCATCACCAACTCGCTGCGTCGGGCAATTTCGGCACGGTGGTGAAGCGCAACTACCCGGTCTCGGTCGCAACCGCCGCATACGACGCACCGACCGAGGCGGTCAGCGTGGTCGGCTGCCTGTGCACGCCGCTCGACCGGCTCGCCGACCGCGTCATGCTGCCCGTGGCGCATCCCGGTGACATCATCGCGGTGTTCATGGCCGGCGCTTATGGTCTGACGGCAAGCCCGACGGCATTCCTCGGACACCCGCAACCGGCGGAAATCACGGCCAACACCGGACAATCCTAA